The Zerene cesonia ecotype Mississippi chromosome 14, Zerene_cesonia_1.1, whole genome shotgun sequence genome window below encodes:
- the LOC119831736 gene encoding uncharacterized protein LOC119831736, producing the protein MRLNIPFLAPNSKNARRYQREPVRFQMLLPLALKKTVSGKGDITKEAVCMQEMAILFACFKKSDFNQRECLKEVSAFQNCYNEYSARAKVQREMGKKGILVPGEKKLTHRQLNQLLKGFPPLN; encoded by the coding sequence ATGAGATTGAACATACCTTTTTTGGCTCCCAACAGTAAAAATGCAAGACGATATCAAAGGGAACCTGTACGATTTCAAATGCTACTTCCATTGGCATTGAAAAAGACAGTTTCAGGGAAAGGCGATATTACGAAAGAAGCGGTATGTATGCAAGAAATGGCAATACTATTCGCCTGTTTCAAAAAATCGGATTTTAACCAACGGGAATGCCTGAAGGAGGTTAGCGcatttcaaaattgttataatgaatatagtgCAAGAGCAAAGGTACAACGCGAAATGGGAAAGAAAGGTATTCTAGTACCAGGAGAAAAGAAGTTAACTCATAGACAGTTAAATCAACTACTTAAAGGTTTTCCACCCCTAAATTAA